From one Vicinamibacteria bacterium genomic stretch:
- a CDS encoding nuclear transport factor 2 family protein, translating into MDAAQLKEFAERYTAAWCSQDPGRVAGFFAEGGSLKINDGEPSVGRTAIAEAARSFMTTFPDMVVTTDGTSLQGNQAVYRWTLTGTNTGPGGTGNPVRISGYEEWTLGADGLILESQGRFDEADYRRQLNAGIEDR; encoded by the coding sequence ATGGACGCCGCCCAGTTGAAAGAGTTTGCGGAGCGATACACCGCGGCTTGGTGCAGCCAGGATCCGGGGAGAGTCGCGGGGTTCTTTGCGGAGGGCGGCTCGCTGAAGATCAACGACGGCGAGCCTTCCGTGGGTCGGACCGCGATCGCCGAGGCCGCACGGAGCTTCATGACTACCTTCCCCGATATGGTCGTCACGACGGACGGGACGAGCCTTCAGGGGAATCAAGCTGTCTATCGGTGGACCCTGACCGGCACGAACACCGGTCCAGGAGGCACGGGAAACCCTGTGCGTATCAGCGGATATGAGGAATGGACCCTCGGCGCGGATGGGCTGATCCTGGAGTCCCAAGGGCGCTTCGATGAAGCCGATTATCGCCGGCAGTTGAACGCCGGCATCGAGGACAGGTGA
- a CDS encoding metalloregulator ArsR/SmtB family transcription factor, which translates to MNDKSPDSIESAVILLKALADATRLRMVGLMVDRGRSGQELASILGVSPPTISHHLQVLRKAGLLKEERDSPYTFYTVELSTLQRGIRQVTDKKRVRRFAERVGLPEDKRRVLGNFFHGSRLLQIPAQRRKQEIVLEEILRRLPRRNVYEERQLSRWLEAIHEDYASLRRGFIDGRYMERSRGQYTLTDRGRAALAEG; encoded by the coding sequence ATGAACGACAAATCACCGGATTCCATCGAATCCGCCGTAATCCTGCTGAAGGCGCTCGCCGACGCGACCCGCCTCCGCATGGTGGGCCTGATGGTTGACCGTGGCCGCTCGGGCCAGGAGCTCGCAAGCATCCTCGGCGTCTCTCCGCCAACGATCTCGCACCACCTGCAGGTGCTCCGCAAGGCGGGGCTGCTCAAGGAGGAGCGCGACTCACCCTACACCTTCTACACCGTCGAGCTGTCGACGCTCCAGCGCGGCATCCGGCAGGTGACCGACAAGAAGCGCGTGCGACGTTTCGCCGAACGGGTTGGCTTGCCGGAAGACAAACGCCGGGTGCTAGGCAATTTCTTCCACGGCTCGCGCCTGCTGCAGATCCCGGCCCAGCGGCGCAAGCAGGAGATCGTGCTCGAGGAGATTTTGCGCCGGCTACCGCGTCGCAACGTCTACGAGGAGCGACAGCTCAGCCGTTGGCTCGAGGCGATTCACGAGGACTACGCCTCGCTGCGTCGCGGTTTCATCGACGGTCGCTACATGGAGCGCAGCCGGGGGCAGTACACCCTGACCGATCGCGGCCGCGCCGCCCTCGCCGAAGGTTAG